Proteins encoded in a region of the Neodiprion virginianus isolate iyNeoVirg1 chromosome 2, iyNeoVirg1.1, whole genome shotgun sequence genome:
- the LOC124298277 gene encoding tRNA pseudouridine synthase-like 1 isoform X4 — protein sequence MLTDSGVHALSTTAHIDLIHPKNESYNTQYMKHRLNKTFAKNGHAIRITSCYQVSTDFHARHSAKSRSYLYRLMVPKKECYQDIPVSELYRCFALLGNTGPFDAERVKRGTQLFLGPKDFQTFAGKIKNKYQNKKVVYVRQLDYFTVEKGQPLMIDDPLSTQFDYWDFRCGGRAFLYNQVRRMVGTLITLGLGKITERDIRCMLQVPSRHNWDSRVQVLPPYALYLCEVGYDPLDLKKNIICEDQSSVAVN from the exons ATGTT AACGGATAGCGGCGTTCATGCTCTGTCAACAACAGCCCACATCGACTTGATTCATCCAAAGAACGAGTCATACAATACGCAATATATGAAGCACAGACTAAATAAGACTTTTGCTAAGAATGGTCATGCGATCAG AATCACTTCCTGTTACCAAGTCAGCACAGACTTTCATGCCAGACATTCAGCCAAGTCTCGATCATATTTGTATCGTCTCATGGTTCCTAAGAAAGAATGTTATCAGGATATACCAGTCAGTGAGCTGTATCGATGTTTTGCACTTCTTGG TAATACTGGTCCCTTCGATGCGGAACGAGTAAAAAGGGGAACTCAGCTTTTCCTCGGACCTaaagattttcaaacatttgctggaaaaataaagaacaagTATCAAAATAAAAAGGTTGTTTATGTCCGGCAACTTGATTACTTCACTGTGGAAAAGGGTCAGCCTTTAATGATTGATGATCCCCTTTCCACACAGTTCGATTACTGGGATTTCAGGTGTGGGGGTAGAGCTTTTCTTTATAATCAG GTTCGTCGAATGGTCGGAACCCTGATCACACTAGGACTAGGAAAAATTACGGAAAGAGATATTAGGTGTATGTTACAAGTTCCGTCACGTCATAACTGGGACTCGCGTGTTCAAGTATTGCCACCGTACGCTCTCTATTTATGCGAGGTAGGCTACGACCCGTTGGActtaaaaaagaatattatttgcGAAGATCAATCATCTGTAGCTGTTAATTAA
- the LOC124298268 gene encoding glycerol kinase, whose amino-acid sequence MPESTGRFGPLVGAIDEGTSSARFLVFSVRRREVVASHQIEIKNIYPQEGWVEQDAKEILKAVHECIIKTIEKLKAIDIDKADIKAIGITNQRETTLVWDKETGEPLHNAIVWLDMRTTTTIENILDNVPNNTRNKNYLKPLCGLPISPYFSALKIRWLIDNVPRVKQAVEAGRCAFGTVDTWLIWNLTQGKLHMTDVSNASRTMLMNIETLKWDPLLCRFFGIPLDILPEIRSCSEIYGHISYPEVLSGIPISGCVGDQQGALIGQLCLKRGQAKATYGTGCFLLYNTGNVKVDSSQGLITTVAYKLGRSPAVYALEGSVAVAGAALSWLRDNIQLMANVTESQDLAERVRCSGDVYFVPAFSGLYAPYWQQDARGVICGITEDTQQYHIIRAALEAVCFQTRDILEAMLEDAGTSLTELQVDGGMTANNLLMQLQADLTGVSVVRPNMVETTALGAAILAGVGIGLLDINDVVADQITKFSPQISDDERDLRYSKWKMAIDRSMKWDSSSAPIDGR is encoded by the exons ATGCCAGAGAGCACTGGACGATTTGGTCCTCTTGTTGGGGCGATTGATGAAGGAACGAGCAGTGCCAGGTTTTTA GTGTTCAGTGTTCGGCGGAGAGAAGTTGTCGCCTCGCATCAGATCGAGATAAAGAATATATACCCACAAGAAGGATGGGTCGAACAGGATGCCAAGGAGATACTTAAAGCGGTGCATGAGTGCATCATTAAGACAATAGAGAAGTTGAAAGCGATCGACATAGACAAGGCGGATATCAAAGCTATCGGCATTACTAACCAGCGTGAAACCACTTTAGTATGGGACAAGGAAACCGGAGAGCCCTTGCACAATGCCATCG TTTGGCTGGACATGCGGACCACGACCACGATTGAGAATATCTTGGATAATGTACCGAATAATACAAGGAACAAGAATTACCTCAAACCTCTTTGTGGGCTGCCCATATCTCCTTATTTCAGTGCTCTCAAAATCCGATGGCTTATTGACAATGTTCCAAGAGTTAAGCAAGCTGTTGAGGCAGGGAGATGTGCTTTCGGAACTGTCGACACTTGGCTGATTTGG AACCTTACACAAGGAAAACTCCATATGACGGATGTTTCCAATGCATCTCGGACAATGTTGATGAACATTGAGACCCTGAAGTGGGATCCATTGCTCTGTCGCTTCTTTGGCATCCCGCTGGATATCCTTCCGGAAATTCGATCCTGCTCCGAAATATATGGGCATATCTCTTACCCAGAAGTCTTGAGCGGAATACCCATTTCGGGG TGTGTAGGTGATCAGCAGGGAGCTCTGATAGGTCAGTTGTGTCTGAAACGAGGGCAGGCAAAAGCAACCTACGGCACAGGTTGTTTCTTACTCTATAATACCGGGAATGTG AAAGTTGACTCGAGTCAAGGTCTAATCACAACTGTTGCTTATAAATTGGGGCGCTCACCTGCCGTCTATGCCTTGGAAGGATCAGTCGCGGTAGCTGGTGCTGCACTCTCCTGGTTGCGAGATAACATACAGCTTATGGCCAACGTCACAGAGAGTCAGGATTTGGCGGAAAGAGTACGTTGCTCTGGTGACGTCTACTTTGTACCAGCTTTCTCCGGGTTATACGCACCTTATTGGCAGCAGGATGCCAGAGG AGTTATATGTGGAATTACTGAAGATACTCAGCAGTATCACATAATCAGAGCTGCACTCGAAGCGGTGTGCTTTCAAACCAGAGATATATTGGAGGCAATGTTGGAAGACGCCGGGACCAGTTTGACTGAATTGCAAGTAGATGGTGGAATGACGGCTAATAATTTGCTAATGCAATTGCAAGCAGATTTGACTGGAGTTAGCGTGG TGAGGCCAAACATGGTTGAAACTACCGCGTTAGGCGCAGCCATACTAGCTGGTGTTGGTATAGGACTATTGGATATCAATGACGTTGTTGCTGATCAAATTACGAAGTTTTCACCACAAATTAGCGACGATG AAAGAGATCTTCGATATTCTAAATGGAAAATGGCCATTGATCGGTCTATGAAATGGGATTCTTCCTCAGCACCAATCGACGGACGATAA
- the LOC124298251 gene encoding vigilin, with product MQQQSVMEEGTAFEPPTYSYDETFPVLPGSASPISSSPNPLSTKNNSMRVGCSVVTQVFHVPVEERKFDHSDKFGEGESVRTCLAIMKESGAHIEISSSKDQSLTFLVTGKQNEVLEARRRILTTFQTQANKQLNIPKEHHRWILGKQGQRLKDLEKTTATKIQIPSVQDQSDTITITGTKEGIEKAEHEIKVISDEQSKKAFEIVSVPTIYHPFIHGPRNETLNAMIAETGARINIPPPSVQKDEITIAGEKEGVLAAKEKIEAIHRDMAQRCTTVSVEVPKSQHKHVIGPRGSTIAEILQLTGVSVEMPAADSATGTITLRGPQEKLGLALGKVYEKANSVRSTTVEAPAWIHKYIIGRKGANIKKITQDLSNVHVEFTNTEDKIKIEGPPEDVEKVQTELQNMVTDLIDKLTFTELNVDPKFYKHIIGKNGTNVNRLNEETGVVINISENDGKNLIRIEGNYAGVEKAKKELMEMVEKLENEKEKDVIIDHRYYRSIIGSKGDNIKEIRDKFNQVQITIPGPGEKRDVVKIRGPKEDVDKCHKHLMKLVKELNENSFVMEVPIFKQFHKFVIGKGGANIRKIREETQTKIDLPAEGEKSDVITITGKKENVEEAKEKIQKIQNELANIVTEEIVIPPKFYNSLIGTGGKLIHSIMEDCGGVAIKFPTAESQSDKVSIRGPKDDVEKAKQQLLELSNEKLLSSFTAEVRAKAQHHKFLIGKSGANIKKIRESTGARIIFPTDKDEDKEVIMIIGKQDAVDKAKAELESTIKEIDNITESEISIESKHHRHFVARRGEVLHRIAEECGGVQISFPRAGVDSDRVVIKGALECIKAAKQRMLEIVQELESMVTIECIIPQRHHRTVMGARGCKVQGITAEFDVQIKFPDRVVHEEQRPDEQVNGEETEAVETVPACDIIRITGQPDKAEAARRALLSLVPITIEVEVPFDLHRSIIGQRGREVKELMEKYDVHIMLSPAEQKLDFIKISGTPPCVEEAKEAILEKCKNLEAQRQDRALKSFELKIEVDPEYHPKIIGRSGAVIKKIRSDNDVQINFPRIGEPEQHIITITGYEKNAQDARDDIMKIVNELNEQSKEEVHIKAAVHSRLIGAKGRNIRRIMDEFKVDIRFPRNTDPDPNIVTIMGSEDNINDAKEHLLNLEEEYLQDVSENEIRNSFRSPIQRDEGGLSGTESETGFVVKGGPWEQQQRVAPNTDSVTEFPSFGGSAAPMPASAPSGPWGAKR from the exons ATGCAGCAGCAATCAGTAATGGAAGAGGGTACGGCCTTTGAGCCACCCACATACAGCTACGATGAGACCTTCCCGGTTCTCCCCGGATCAGCCAGCCCGATATCCAGCAGCCCCAATCCTCTTTCAACGAAAAACAACAGTATGCGTGTTGGTTGTTCGGTCGTTACACAG GTTTTTCATGTTCCTGTTGAAGAGCGTAAGTTTGACCACAGTGACAAATTTGGTGAAGGTGAATCTGTGAGAACCTGCCTTGCAATAATGAAGGAAAGTGGTGCTCACATTGAGATATCTTCCTCCAAAGATCAGTCATTGACATTTTTAGTCACTGGCAAACAAAACGAAGTCTTGGAAGCTCGACGTCGTATTCTGACAACGTTTCAAACCCAG GCGAACAAACAACTCAACATTCCCAAAGAACATCATCGCTGGATCCTAGGAAAGCAAGGACAGAGATTGAAGGATTTGGAGAAGACAACAGCTACAAAGATTCAAATACCTTCGGTGCAGGATCAATCCGATACGATAACAATCACTGGCACTAAGGAAGGTATTGAAAAGGCTGAGCATGAAATCAAAGTGATTTCCGACGAACAG TCAAAAAAAGCATTTGAGATTGTTAGTGTGCCAACGATTTACCATCCTTTTATACATGGTCCCCGTAACGAAACTCTAAATGCAATGATCGCCGAAACCGGAGCACGTATAAACATTCCTCCGCCATCGGTACAAAAAGATGAAATAACAATAGCAGGTGAAAAGGAAGGCGTTCTAGCAGCTAAAGAAAAGATCGAAGCTATCCACAGAGACATG GCACAAAGATGCACAACGGTGTCCGTTGAAGTGCCAAAATCTCAACACAAGCACGTCATCGGACCCCGTGGTAGTACCATTGCCGAAATACTGCAGCTTACTGGCGTAAGTGTAGAAATGCCTGCTGCAGATTCAGCAACAGGAACTATAACCCTTCGTGGACCACAGGAGAAGCTTGGTCTTG cattGGGTAAAGTTTATGAGAAGGCAAACAGCGTCCGTAGCACAACGGTCGAGGCTCCTGCTTGGATCCATAAATACATTATCGGCCGCAAAGGAGCAAACATCAAAAAAATAACCCAAGACTTGAGTAACGTTCATGTTGAATTTACCAACACAGAAGATAAGATCAAGATTGAAGGACCCCCTGAAGATGTAGAAAAAGTTCAAACTGAACTGCAAAACATGGTCACTGATCTCATCGACAAGCTGACATTCACCGAACTTAACGTTGATCCCAAATTCTACAAGCATATTATCGGAAAGAATGGAACGAACG TTAATCGTTTGAATGAGGAGACTGGAGTCGTGATCAATATATCTGAGAACGACGGGAAAAATCTTATTCGCATCGAGGGAAATTATGCTGGTGTAGAAAAAGCTAAGAAG GAACTCATGGAGATGGTtgagaaattggaaaatgaaaaggaaaaagacgTTATAATCGACCATCGTTATTACCGCAGCATTATTGGAAGCAAGGGGGATAACATCAAAGAAATTAGAGACAAGTTCAATCAAGTGCAAATAACTATCCCTGGACCAG GCGAAAAACGTGATGTGGTAAAAATTCGAGGCCCCAAAGAGGACGTGGATAAGTGCCACAAACATTTGATGAAGTTGGTCAAAGAGCTTAACGAGAATAGCTTTGTCATGGAGGTTcctatttttaaacaatttcacaAGTTTGTTATAGGTAAAGGGGGCGCCAATATTCGCAAG ATTCGGGAAGAAACTCAAACAAAGATTGACTTGCCAGCTGAGGGTGAGAAAAGCGATGTTATCACTATAacgggaaagaaagaaaatgttgaagaggctaaagaaaaaattcagaagaTCCAAAATGAATTG GCAAACATAGTCACTGAGGAGATTGTAATACCTCCAAAGTTTTACAATTCACTAATTGGAACTGGaggaaaattaattcattccattATGGAAGACTGCGGAGGAGTTGCTATCAAGTTTCCAACCGCTGAGAGTCAAAGTGATAAG GTCAGCATCAGGGGGCCAAAAGATGATGTTGAAAAGGCAAAACAACAGCTTTTAGAATTATCCAATGAGAAACTTTTATCTAGCTTCACTGCTGAAGTTCGAGCAAAGGCCCAACATCACAAATTCCTTATCGGAAAAAGTGGTGCGAATATTAAAAAG ATCCGAGAATCTACGGGAGCACGAATTATTTTCCCAACGGACAAAGACGAGGACAAAGAGGTCATCATGATCATTGGCAAGCAAGATGCGGTCGACAAGGCCAAAGCTGAGCTTGAATCTACTATTAAAGAAATA GATAATATCACAGAAAGTGAAATCAGTATTGAGTCCAAGCATCACAGACACTTCGTGGCTCGTAGGGGAGAAGTACTTCACCGAATCGCAGAAGAATGTGGTGGAGTTCAGATCTCTTTCCCGCGCGCTGGTGTCGACAGCGACCGAGTTGTCATCAAGGGAGCGCTTGAATGTATCAAAGCTGCGAAGCAGCGTATGCTAGAAATTGTCCAAGAGTTG GAATCTATGGTAACGATCGAATGCATAATTCCACAACGACATCACCGCACAGTTATGGGTGCTAGGGGCTGCAAGGTTCAAGGTATCACTGCAGAGTTTGATGTACAAATCAAATTTCCAGATCGTGTTGTGCATg AGGAACAACGTCCTGATGAACAAGTCAATGGCGAGGAGACAGAGGCAGTAGAAACCGTTCCAGCTTGCGATATAATCCGAATCACTGGGCAACCAGACAAGGCAGAGGCAGCTAGACGAGCTCTTTTAAGTCTTGTTCCAATTACTATTGAG gtCGAAGTGCCGTTCGATCTCCATCGCTCGATCATAGGACAACGAGGTCGCGAAGTTAAAGAACTAATGGAAAAATATGATGTACATATCATGCTGTCACCGGCTGAACAAAAATTAGATTTTATCAAG ATTTCTGGAACACCACCGTGTGTAGAAGAAGCAAAAGAAGCTATTCTGGAGAAATGCAAGAATCTGGAGGCTCAGCGACAAGATAGAGCGCTGAAATCCTTTGAATTAAAG ATTGAAGTAGATCCGGAATATCATCCTAAGATAATCGGTCGCTCAGGCGCcgtaataaagaaaattagaTCTGACAATGACGTTCAAATAAATTTCCCACGCATTGGGGAACCCGAACAACACATTATCACCATCACTGGTTATGAGAAAAATGCTCAAGACGCTCGTGATgatataatgaaaatagtcaatgAGCTG AACGAGCAGTCCAAAGAAGAAGTCCATATCAAGGCAGCTGTACACTCTCGATTAATCGGAGCCAAGGGAAGAAACATTCGTAGAATAATGGACGAGTTTAAAGTAGACATTAGATTTCCACGAAATACTGATCCTGATCCTAACATTGTAACCATAATGGGGAGCGAGGATAACATCAACGATGCTaaagagcacctgctgaatTTGGAGGAGGAATAC CTCCAGGATGTCAGCGAGAATGAAATACGAAACAGTTTCCGTTCTCCGATTCAACGAGATGAGGGAGGGTTGAGCGGCACTGAAAGCGAGACTGGATTCGTAGTCAAAGGAGGTCCGTGGGAGCAGCAGCAACGAGTTGCTCCGAACACAGACAGCGTTACGGAATTTCCATCCTTCGGTGGTTCCGCTGCTCCCATGCCTGCGTCTGCCCCATCTGGTCCTTGGGGGGCTAAGCGCTAG
- the LOC124298277 gene encoding tRNA pseudouridine synthase A isoform X3, which translates to MKRYLLYMNYIGTHFSGMQRQESLRTIQGTIEEALADSIKPRSLSEPILQVSSRTDSGVHALSTTAHIDLIHPKNESYNTQYMKHRLNKTFAKNGHAIRITSCYQVSTDFHARHSAKSRSYLYRLMVPKKECYQDIPVSELYRCFALLGNTGPFDAERVKRGTQLFLGPKDFQTFAGKIKNKYQNKKVVYVRQLDYFTVEKGQPLMIDDPLSTQFDYWDFRCGGRAFLYNQVRRMVGTLITLGLGKITERDIRCMLQVPSRHNWDSRVQVLPPYALYLCEI; encoded by the exons atgaaaagataCTTATTATACATGAATTATATTGGCACCCACTTCAG TGGAATGCAAAGACAAGAGTCCTTACGCACAATTCAAGGCACTATTGAAGAAGCATTGGCCGACTCCATTAAACCCCGAAGTCTATCTGAACCAATTCTTCAAGTTTCGAGCAG AACGGATAGCGGCGTTCATGCTCTGTCAACAACAGCCCACATCGACTTGATTCATCCAAAGAACGAGTCATACAATACGCAATATATGAAGCACAGACTAAATAAGACTTTTGCTAAGAATGGTCATGCGATCAG AATCACTTCCTGTTACCAAGTCAGCACAGACTTTCATGCCAGACATTCAGCCAAGTCTCGATCATATTTGTATCGTCTCATGGTTCCTAAGAAAGAATGTTATCAGGATATACCAGTCAGTGAGCTGTATCGATGTTTTGCACTTCTTGG TAATACTGGTCCCTTCGATGCGGAACGAGTAAAAAGGGGAACTCAGCTTTTCCTCGGACCTaaagattttcaaacatttgctggaaaaataaagaacaagTATCAAAATAAAAAGGTTGTTTATGTCCGGCAACTTGATTACTTCACTGTGGAAAAGGGTCAGCCTTTAATGATTGATGATCCCCTTTCCACACAGTTCGATTACTGGGATTTCAGGTGTGGGGGTAGAGCTTTTCTTTATAATCAG GTTCGTCGAATGGTCGGAACCCTGATCACACTAGGACTAGGAAAAATTACGGAAAGAGATATTAGGTGTATGTTACAAGTTCCGTCACGTCATAACTGGGACTCGCGTGTTCAAGTATTGCCACCGTACGCTCTCTATTTATGCGAG ATTTAA
- the LOC124298277 gene encoding tRNA pseudouridine synthase A isoform X2, translating to MQRQESLRTIQGTIEEALADSIKPRSLSEPILQVSSRTDSGVHALSTTAHIDLIHPKNESYNTQYMKHRLNKTFAKNGHAIRITSCYQVSTDFHARHSAKSRSYLYRLMVPKKECYQDIPVSELYRCFALLGNTGPFDAERVKRGTQLFLGPKDFQTFAGKIKNKYQNKKVVYVRQLDYFTVEKGQPLMIDDPLSTQFDYWDFRCGGRAFLYNQVRRMVGTLITLGLGKITERDIRCMLQVPSRHNWDSRVQVLPPYALYLCEVGYDPLDLKKNIICEDQSSVAVN from the exons ATGCAAAGACAAGAGTCCTTACGCACAATTCAAGGCACTATTGAAGAAGCATTGGCCGACTCCATTAAACCCCGAAGTCTATCTGAACCAATTCTTCAAGTTTCGAGCAG AACGGATAGCGGCGTTCATGCTCTGTCAACAACAGCCCACATCGACTTGATTCATCCAAAGAACGAGTCATACAATACGCAATATATGAAGCACAGACTAAATAAGACTTTTGCTAAGAATGGTCATGCGATCAG AATCACTTCCTGTTACCAAGTCAGCACAGACTTTCATGCCAGACATTCAGCCAAGTCTCGATCATATTTGTATCGTCTCATGGTTCCTAAGAAAGAATGTTATCAGGATATACCAGTCAGTGAGCTGTATCGATGTTTTGCACTTCTTGG TAATACTGGTCCCTTCGATGCGGAACGAGTAAAAAGGGGAACTCAGCTTTTCCTCGGACCTaaagattttcaaacatttgctggaaaaataaagaacaagTATCAAAATAAAAAGGTTGTTTATGTCCGGCAACTTGATTACTTCACTGTGGAAAAGGGTCAGCCTTTAATGATTGATGATCCCCTTTCCACACAGTTCGATTACTGGGATTTCAGGTGTGGGGGTAGAGCTTTTCTTTATAATCAG GTTCGTCGAATGGTCGGAACCCTGATCACACTAGGACTAGGAAAAATTACGGAAAGAGATATTAGGTGTATGTTACAAGTTCCGTCACGTCATAACTGGGACTCGCGTGTTCAAGTATTGCCACCGTACGCTCTCTATTTATGCGAGGTAGGCTACGACCCGTTGGActtaaaaaagaatattatttgcGAAGATCAATCATCTGTAGCTGTTAATTAA
- the LOC124298277 gene encoding tRNA pseudouridine synthase A isoform X1, translating to MKRYLLYMNYIGTHFSGMQRQESLRTIQGTIEEALADSIKPRSLSEPILQVSSRTDSGVHALSTTAHIDLIHPKNESYNTQYMKHRLNKTFAKNGHAIRITSCYQVSTDFHARHSAKSRSYLYRLMVPKKECYQDIPVSELYRCFALLGNTGPFDAERVKRGTQLFLGPKDFQTFAGKIKNKYQNKKVVYVRQLDYFTVEKGQPLMIDDPLSTQFDYWDFRCGGRAFLYNQVRRMVGTLITLGLGKITERDIRCMLQVPSRHNWDSRVQVLPPYALYLCEVGYDPLDLKKNIICEDQSSVAVN from the exons atgaaaagataCTTATTATACATGAATTATATTGGCACCCACTTCAG TGGAATGCAAAGACAAGAGTCCTTACGCACAATTCAAGGCACTATTGAAGAAGCATTGGCCGACTCCATTAAACCCCGAAGTCTATCTGAACCAATTCTTCAAGTTTCGAGCAG AACGGATAGCGGCGTTCATGCTCTGTCAACAACAGCCCACATCGACTTGATTCATCCAAAGAACGAGTCATACAATACGCAATATATGAAGCACAGACTAAATAAGACTTTTGCTAAGAATGGTCATGCGATCAG AATCACTTCCTGTTACCAAGTCAGCACAGACTTTCATGCCAGACATTCAGCCAAGTCTCGATCATATTTGTATCGTCTCATGGTTCCTAAGAAAGAATGTTATCAGGATATACCAGTCAGTGAGCTGTATCGATGTTTTGCACTTCTTGG TAATACTGGTCCCTTCGATGCGGAACGAGTAAAAAGGGGAACTCAGCTTTTCCTCGGACCTaaagattttcaaacatttgctggaaaaataaagaacaagTATCAAAATAAAAAGGTTGTTTATGTCCGGCAACTTGATTACTTCACTGTGGAAAAGGGTCAGCCTTTAATGATTGATGATCCCCTTTCCACACAGTTCGATTACTGGGATTTCAGGTGTGGGGGTAGAGCTTTTCTTTATAATCAG GTTCGTCGAATGGTCGGAACCCTGATCACACTAGGACTAGGAAAAATTACGGAAAGAGATATTAGGTGTATGTTACAAGTTCCGTCACGTCATAACTGGGACTCGCGTGTTCAAGTATTGCCACCGTACGCTCTCTATTTATGCGAGGTAGGCTACGACCCGTTGGActtaaaaaagaatattatttgcGAAGATCAATCATCTGTAGCTGTTAATTAA
- the LOC124298259 gene encoding WEB family protein At5g16730, chloroplastic-like, translating to MEEQLAQAKLTIKGLEQRLSKAVERKIVMKNIIQDQVKRGDEITKRQNVVFDLMAVAEEHFESAENTLTECEEVEDDLAKLYNNAKLKQQETKNILTESFDKYRETETKELVEQLAMLNRQSLIDETRYQQLEDQLSDLTRLNSEVDLKQEMAEKTYNENRVKHAEEMSKISEIKTNIETKLKLEIEEQSKLEVENEGILKKVDEYRSKCEAQQATSAQYKEQIKYLTTTCCELEEEEAKLNTELLESNSSHFVSISEKDSELAECRNQLEDLRSKVAKTSEELIKITEDNKNLSETDVKAVDEMNRLTVKLQNKDGESSKLNADLSNALTEQEELSLNYESLNVQLTALKDQNCRAKSEFETWEITQNQKLRNISEMNRQLATSEHDLKNVSDYVTKLDSELANKEAKYSVQLNQYEKTIEEKDCKIADCSKTLINLQNKKKHNELEYKKKLKIKINLAEQCQVADHAKEIQEQKAKIDILQNQISVEKLKLEQNGLKEQELNKQKEIEDLKLVELQSKFVDLKAKYSTAKERNNDLRTKLQKIEEAKQMTNTGTSLSIVSSPLLGMSFARPEGSIISSTPVHSPTGTEMAQLEISSDLSSIDGMQAITEIEREYEKLSQSNKTDAVKLSQTDRTENTGSTSSAIAVVPPQQRSRKSYKPCYKRK from the exons GCAAAATGTCGTTTTCGACTTGATGGCTGTCGCAGAGGAGCACTTCGAGAGCGCAGAGAACACGCTCACAGAATGCGAGGAGGTCGAAGATGACCTGgcaaaattgtataataacgCTAAACTAAAGCAGCAGGAGACTAAGAATATTCTGACCGAATCGTTTGATAAATACC GTGAAACTGAAACAAAGGAATTGGTAGAGCAATTGGCAATGTTAAACAGGCAATCGTTGATCGATGAAACTAGATATCAACAGCTTGAGGATCAATTATCCGATTTGACTCGCCTTAATTCTGAAGTTGATCTTAAACAGGAGATGGCTGAAAAAACATATAATGAAAATCGGGTAAAACACGCCGAAGAGATGAGTAAAATATCTGAAATCAAAACgaatattgaaacaaaattgaaattggaaataGAGGAGCAGTCGAAATTGGAAGTT GAAAATGaaggaattttaaaaaaggttGACGAGTATCGCTCAAAATGTGAAGCGCAGCAAGCTACGTCCGCCCAGTATAAGGAACAGATCAAATACTTGACTACCACTTGCTGTGAGCTggaggaagaagaagcgaAATTGAACACTGAACTTCTTGAATCAAATAGCTCACACTTTGTGtcaatttcagaaaaagaTTCAGAATTAGCTGAGTGCAG AAATCAATTGGAGGATTTAAGATCGAAGGTCGCAAAAACGTCCGAAGAACTCATTAAAATTACCgaggataataaaaatttatctgaaaCTGATGTCAAAGCTGTTGACGAAATGAACAGATTGACTGTAaagttacaaaataaagaCGGCGAG TCATCAAAACTGAACGCCGATTTAAGTAATGCCTTGACGGAGCAAGAAGAATTGTCTTTGAATTATGAGAGCCTAAACGTACAGTTAACAGCGCTGAAAGATCAAAACTGTCGGGCTAAATCAGAATTTGAAACATGGGAAATAACGCAAAATCAAAAGCTTAGAAACATATCCGAAATGAACAGACAACTTGCTACATCCGAGCATGATTTGAAGAATGTATCCGACTATGTCACCAAACTCGATTCAGAACTCGCCAATAAAGAAGCGAAATATTCTGTACAATTGAATCAGTATGAGAAGACTATTGAAGAAAAGGATTGTAAAATTGCCGATTGTTCAAAAACGCtgataaatttgcaaaataaaaagaagcaCAACGAATtggagtataaaaaaaaactgaag ataaaaataaacttggCGGAGCAATGCCAAGTAGCTGACCATGCAAAAGAGATCCAAGAACAAAAAGCGAAAATCgatattctccaaaatcagATATCAGTTGAAAAGCTGAAGCTTGAGCAGAATGGTTTGAAAGAACaagaattaaataaacaaaaagaaatagaagatTTGAAGTTAGTGGAATTGCAATCCAAATTTGTCGATCTTAAAGCCAAATACTCTACTGCTAAAGAACGAAACAACGATCTTCGTaccaaattgcaaaaaattgaagaggCGAAGCAAATGACGAACACGGGGACGTCGCTGTCGATTGTCTCAAGTCCACTCCTCGGAATGAGTTTCGCTAGACCCGAG GGAAGTATAATTTCATCGACACCCGTTCATAGTCCGACTGGGACTGAAATGGCACAGTTAGAAATATCTTCCGACTTAAGTAGTATTGACGGAATGCAAGCA ATTACAGAAATAGAACGCGAGTACGAAAAGTTGAGTCAGTCTAATAAGACTGACGCTGTAAAATTAAGTCAAACAGATAGGACAGAAAATACCGGCTCAACATCATCTGCAATTGCTGTG GTACCACCGCAACAGAGAAGCAGAAAATCTTACAAGCCATGCTACAAACGAAAGTAA